A DNA window from Rhodococcus sp. Z13 contains the following coding sequences:
- a CDS encoding arginine repressor, which produces MGTAANHHADSPASARTRAARQARIVALLSTHAVRSHTELAALLAEDGIEVSTATLSRDLEELGAVKLRAADGGAGVYVVPEDGSPVRGVTGGTDRLSRLLGELLVSTDSSGNIAVLRTPPGAAHYLASALDRASLPEVVGTIAGDDTIAVIAREPTTGAELAAKIESLA; this is translated from the coding sequence GTGGGCACCGCGGCGAACCACCATGCGGACAGCCCCGCGAGCGCACGCACCCGCGCCGCGCGGCAGGCCCGCATCGTCGCGTTGCTCTCCACCCACGCGGTCCGCAGCCACACCGAACTCGCCGCCCTCCTCGCCGAGGACGGCATCGAGGTGTCCACCGCGACCCTCTCCCGCGACCTCGAGGAACTCGGCGCCGTCAAACTGCGCGCCGCCGACGGGGGAGCGGGCGTGTACGTCGTCCCCGAGGACGGCAGCCCCGTACGGGGCGTGACCGGAGGCACCGACCGCCTGTCCCGGTTGCTCGGCGAACTGCTGGTCTCCACCGACTCCAGCGGCAACATCGCAGTGCTGCGCACCCCGCCCGGGGCGGCGCACTATCTGGCCAGCGCGCTGGATCGGGCATCATTACCCGAGGTGGTCGGAACGATTGCGGGCGACGACACCATCGCCGTCATCGCCCGCGAACCGACGACGGGAGCCGAACTGGCCGCGAAGATCGAATCACTCGCCTGA
- the argF gene encoding ornithine carbamoyltransferase — protein sequence MTPVLRHFLRDDDLTPAEQAEVLELAAELKRAPLSRRPLEGPLSVAVLFDKTSTRTRFSFDAGIAQLGGHAIVVDTGSTQIGKGETLEDTARMFSRFTEAVVWRTYGQDRIETLAAHSTVPVVNALTDTFHPCQVLADLQTIRENKGATAGLRMTYFGDGANNMAHSLMLGGVTAGMHVTIASPDGFTPDPEVVAATRARAEQTGGSVTITGDPRAAATGADVLVTDTWVSMGQEADGKDREAPFRPFQLDSDLVDLADGDAIVLHCLPAYRGKEITAEVIDGPRSVVWDEAENRLHAQKALLVWLLEQSRS from the coding sequence CTGACCCCCGTGCTACGCCACTTCCTGCGCGACGACGACCTCACCCCGGCCGAACAGGCCGAGGTCCTCGAACTCGCCGCCGAACTGAAGCGGGCCCCGCTGTCGCGCCGCCCCCTCGAAGGGCCGCTCAGCGTCGCCGTGCTGTTCGACAAGACCTCCACCCGCACCCGCTTCTCCTTCGACGCGGGCATCGCCCAGCTCGGCGGCCACGCCATCGTCGTCGACACCGGCTCGACCCAGATCGGCAAGGGCGAGACCCTCGAGGACACCGCCCGCATGTTCTCCCGCTTCACCGAAGCGGTGGTGTGGCGCACCTACGGCCAGGACCGCATCGAGACGCTCGCCGCGCACTCGACGGTCCCGGTCGTCAATGCCCTGACCGACACCTTCCACCCCTGCCAGGTCCTCGCCGACCTGCAGACCATCCGCGAGAACAAGGGCGCCACCGCGGGCCTGCGGATGACCTACTTCGGGGACGGCGCCAACAACATGGCGCACTCGCTCATGCTCGGCGGCGTCACCGCCGGCATGCACGTGACCATCGCCTCCCCGGACGGCTTCACCCCCGACCCCGAGGTCGTCGCCGCCACCCGCGCCCGCGCCGAGCAGACCGGCGGCAGCGTCACGATCACCGGCGACCCGCGCGCCGCCGCCACCGGCGCCGACGTGCTCGTCACCGACACCTGGGTGTCGATGGGCCAGGAGGCCGACGGCAAGGACCGCGAGGCCCCCTTCCGTCCCTTCCAGCTCGACAGCGACCTCGTCGACCTCGCCGACGGCGACGCGATCGTGCTGCACTGCCTGCCCGCCTACCGCGGCAAGGAGATCACCGCCGAGGTCATCGACGGCCCCCGCTCGGTCGTCTGGGATGAAGCCGAGAACCGCCTGCACGCCCAGAAGGCTCTGCTCGTGTGGCTGCTCGAGCAGAGCAGGAGCTGA
- a CDS encoding acetylornithine transaminase, with the protein MTGTSDLQQRWAGSLMHNYGVPKVALVAGEGAVLTDADGKQYVDLLGGIAVNSLGHRHPAIIEAVTAQLNQLGHVSNLYASPPVIELAEKLLDRFGHEGRAFFCNSGTEANEAAFKIARLTGRPKIIACEKAFHGRTMGALALTGQPDKRAPFEPMPAGVEFVPYGDLAALEAAVDENTAAVFIEPIMGESGVVVPPEGYLAGARRITAERGALLVLDEVQTGIARTGTFFAHQAAGITPDVMTLAKGLGGGLPIGAVLATGPAAELFQPGKHGTTFGGNPVCAAAALAVLRTIDEQNLLDHVNSVGKTLAAGIEALGHPLVDHVRGSGLLLGIVLTAAKAPAVEAAAREAGFLVNAAAADVIRLAPPLILTDQQAESFVTALPAVLDTADREGN; encoded by the coding sequence ATGACCGGCACCTCCGACCTCCAGCAACGCTGGGCGGGCTCGCTCATGCACAACTACGGCGTGCCGAAGGTCGCGCTCGTCGCCGGTGAGGGCGCCGTGCTCACCGACGCCGACGGCAAGCAGTACGTCGACCTGCTCGGCGGCATCGCCGTCAACAGCCTCGGCCACCGCCACCCCGCGATCATCGAGGCCGTCACCGCGCAGCTGAACCAGCTCGGGCACGTGTCCAATCTGTACGCCTCTCCGCCGGTGATCGAACTCGCCGAGAAGCTCCTCGACCGTTTCGGCCACGAGGGTCGCGCGTTCTTCTGCAACTCCGGCACCGAGGCCAACGAGGCCGCCTTCAAGATCGCCCGGCTCACCGGCCGGCCCAAGATCATCGCCTGCGAGAAGGCCTTCCACGGCCGCACCATGGGCGCCCTCGCCCTCACCGGCCAGCCCGACAAGCGGGCCCCCTTCGAGCCCATGCCCGCCGGCGTCGAGTTCGTGCCCTACGGCGACCTCGCCGCACTCGAGGCCGCCGTGGACGAGAACACCGCCGCGGTCTTCATCGAGCCGATCATGGGGGAGTCCGGTGTCGTCGTCCCGCCCGAGGGCTATCTCGCCGGCGCCCGCCGCATCACCGCCGAGCGCGGCGCGCTGCTCGTGCTCGACGAGGTGCAGACCGGCATCGCCCGCACCGGCACCTTCTTCGCCCACCAGGCCGCCGGCATCACCCCCGACGTGATGACCCTCGCCAAGGGCCTGGGCGGCGGACTGCCCATCGGCGCCGTCCTCGCCACCGGCCCGGCCGCCGAACTGTTCCAGCCCGGCAAGCACGGCACCACCTTCGGCGGCAACCCGGTGTGCGCTGCGGCCGCCCTCGCGGTGCTGCGCACCATCGACGAGCAGAACCTGCTCGACCACGTGAACTCCGTCGGCAAGACCCTCGCCGCCGGCATCGAGGCCCTCGGACATCCGCTCGTCGACCACGTCCGCGGCTCCGGTCTGCTCCTGGGCATCGTGCTCACCGCCGCCAAGGCCCCCGCCGTCGAAGCCGCCGCCCGCGAGGCCGGCTTCCTCGTCAACGCCGCCGCGGCCGACGTCATCCGCCTCGCGCCGCCGCTGATCCTCACCGACCAGCAGGCCGAGAGCTTCGTCACCGCGCTGCCCGCCGTCCTCGACACCGCCGACCGGGAAGGGAACTGA
- the argB gene encoding acetylglutamate kinase, whose protein sequence is MTDPLIADLTSHQKAFVLAEALPWLQKFRDKIVVVKYGGNAMIDDTLKAAFAADMAFLRTVGIHPVVVHGGGPQINAMLKCLGMEGEFRGGFRVTTPEVMDVVRMVLFGQVGRELVGLINSHGPYAVGTSGEDAGLFTATRRTVVVDGEETDIGLVGDVTAVDPTAVLDLIAAGRIPVVSTIAPDADGVVHNINADTAAAALAEALGAEKLVVLTDVEGLYTNWPDRSSLTSRIDAAELAALLPSLDSGMVPKMEACLRAVQGGVPTAHVIDGRQPHSVLLELFTEEGIGTMVVPAPHQEGSR, encoded by the coding sequence GTGACCGACCCCCTCATCGCTGACCTGACCTCGCACCAGAAGGCGTTCGTGCTCGCGGAGGCCCTGCCCTGGCTGCAGAAGTTCCGCGACAAGATCGTCGTCGTCAAGTACGGCGGCAACGCCATGATCGACGACACCCTCAAGGCCGCCTTCGCCGCCGACATGGCGTTCCTGCGCACCGTCGGCATCCACCCCGTGGTCGTGCACGGCGGTGGCCCGCAGATCAACGCCATGCTGAAGTGCCTCGGGATGGAGGGCGAGTTCCGCGGCGGCTTCCGCGTCACCACCCCCGAGGTCATGGACGTGGTGCGCATGGTCCTCTTCGGGCAGGTCGGCCGCGAACTCGTCGGCCTCATCAACAGCCACGGCCCCTACGCCGTCGGCACCTCCGGTGAGGACGCCGGTCTGTTCACCGCCACCCGCCGCACCGTCGTCGTCGACGGCGAGGAGACCGACATCGGCCTCGTCGGCGACGTCACCGCCGTCGACCCCACCGCCGTGCTCGACCTCATCGCCGCCGGCCGCATCCCCGTGGTGTCCACCATCGCGCCCGACGCCGACGGCGTCGTGCACAACATCAACGCCGACACCGCCGCGGCCGCGCTCGCCGAGGCGCTCGGCGCGGAGAAACTCGTCGTCCTCACCGACGTCGAAGGCTTGTACACGAACTGGCCGGACCGCAGCTCGCTCACCTCGCGGATCGACGCCGCCGAGCTCGCCGCGCTGCTGCCCTCCCTCGACTCGGGCATGGTCCCGAAGATGGAGGCCTGCCTGCGCGCCGTGCAGGGCGGGGTGCCCACCGCCCACGTGATCGACGGACGGCAACCGCACTCCGTGCTCCTCGAACTGTTCACCGAAGAAGGCATCGGCACCATGGTGGTGCCGGCGCCGCACCAGGAAGGCTCCCGATGA
- the argJ gene encoding bifunctional glutamate N-acetyltransferase/amino-acid acetyltransferase ArgJ encodes MTENKFADHVYTDAVEIAGGRLIRSQGVTSPAGFRAAGIPAGIKASGKADLALVFNEGPDLAAAGVFTSNKVKAAPVLWSQQVLGAGQLRAVILNSGGANACTGPGGFQDSHATAEAVADALSNWGTETGAGEVAVCSTGLIGDRLPMDKVLAGVQEIVHELAGGISGGTDAAHAIMTTDTVAKQAALHHTDKWNVGGMAKGAGMLAPALATMLCVVTTDAVATAEQLDLALRAATRMTFDRLDVDGATSTNDTVLLLASGASGIAPSQDELNAAVLAVCDDLAEQMMADAEGVTKRVKITVRGAASESDALIGARTVARDSLVKTALFGSDPNWGRVLAAIGIAPIELDPDKISVSFNGNPVCIDGVGAPGAREVDLSSADIDLDIDLGLGDGEVTIRTTDLSHAYVEENSAYSS; translated from the coding sequence GTGACCGAGAACAAGTTCGCCGACCACGTCTACACCGACGCCGTCGAGATCGCCGGTGGCCGGCTGATCCGCAGCCAGGGTGTGACCAGCCCCGCCGGTTTCCGCGCCGCCGGCATCCCCGCCGGCATCAAGGCCTCCGGCAAGGCCGACCTGGCGCTGGTGTTCAACGAGGGCCCCGACCTCGCGGCCGCCGGCGTGTTCACTTCCAACAAGGTCAAGGCCGCCCCCGTGCTGTGGTCCCAGCAGGTCCTCGGGGCCGGGCAGCTGCGCGCGGTGATCCTCAACTCCGGCGGCGCCAACGCCTGCACCGGACCCGGCGGCTTCCAGGACAGCCACGCCACCGCCGAGGCCGTCGCCGACGCACTGAGCAACTGGGGCACCGAGACCGGTGCCGGTGAGGTCGCCGTGTGCTCGACCGGCCTGATCGGTGACCGGCTGCCCATGGACAAGGTCCTCGCCGGGGTCCAGGAGATCGTCCACGAACTCGCCGGCGGCATCTCCGGCGGCACCGACGCCGCTCACGCCATCATGACCACCGACACCGTCGCCAAGCAGGCCGCCCTGCACCACACCGACAAGTGGAACGTCGGCGGCATGGCCAAGGGCGCGGGCATGCTCGCCCCGGCCCTGGCGACCATGCTGTGCGTGGTCACCACCGACGCCGTCGCCACCGCCGAACAGCTCGACCTCGCACTGCGCGCGGCCACCCGCATGACCTTCGACCGGCTCGACGTCGACGGCGCGACCTCCACCAACGACACGGTGCTGCTGCTCGCTTCCGGCGCCAGCGGCATCGCCCCGAGCCAGGACGAGCTGAACGCCGCCGTGCTCGCCGTCTGCGACGACCTCGCCGAGCAGATGATGGCCGACGCCGAGGGCGTCACCAAGCGCGTGAAGATCACCGTGCGCGGCGCCGCCAGCGAATCCGACGCCCTCATCGGCGCGCGCACCGTCGCCCGCGACAGCCTCGTCAAGACCGCCCTGTTCGGCTCCGACCCCAACTGGGGCCGCGTGCTCGCCGCCATCGGCATCGCTCCCATCGAGCTCGACCCCGACAAGATCTCGGTGTCGTTCAACGGCAATCCCGTGTGCATCGACGGGGTCGGTGCGCCCGGCGCCCGCGAGGTCGACCTGTCGTCCGCCGACATCGACCTCGACATCGACCTCGGGCTCGGTGACGGCGAGGTGACCATCCGCACCACCGACCTCTCGCACGCCTACGTCGAAGAGAACTCGGCGTACTCGTCGTGA
- the argC gene encoding N-acetyl-gamma-glutamyl-phosphate reductase has product MGTSPAFTASPESPLRVAVAGASGYAGGEILRLLLGHPAYQDGSLVVGALTAGGNAGSTLREFHPHLMPLADRVLAPTDVDTLTGHDVVFLALPHGHSAVIAEQLPENTVVIDCGADFRLANADDWKRWYGSDHAGTWPYGMPELPGKRAALVGATRIAVPGCYPTSASLALAPAVAAGIVDPVVQVVAVSGTSGAGKSPKVDLLGSEVMGSVRAYGVGGVHRHTPEIKQNLSALAGTDVKVSFTPVLAPMPRGILATCTAPTRVSAAEARAVYEKAYADEPFVQLLPEGVQPSTGAVVGSNAVQIAVTVDADAGLLVVVAAIDNLTKGTAGAAVQSMNLALGLPETAGLSTVGVAP; this is encoded by the coding sequence ATGGGTACTTCACCGGCATTCACCGCCAGCCCCGAGTCGCCGCTACGGGTCGCCGTCGCCGGCGCCAGCGGATACGCGGGCGGCGAGATCCTGCGGCTGCTCCTCGGCCACCCCGCCTACCAGGACGGCTCCCTCGTCGTCGGGGCACTCACGGCCGGCGGCAACGCCGGATCGACGCTGCGTGAGTTCCACCCCCACCTGATGCCCCTGGCCGACCGGGTGCTCGCCCCCACCGACGTCGACACCCTCACCGGCCACGACGTCGTCTTCCTCGCCCTGCCGCACGGCCACTCCGCCGTCATCGCCGAGCAGCTGCCCGAGAACACCGTCGTCATCGACTGCGGCGCCGACTTCCGCCTCGCCAACGCCGACGACTGGAAGCGCTGGTACGGCAGCGACCACGCCGGCACCTGGCCCTACGGCATGCCCGAACTGCCCGGCAAGCGCGCTGCCCTCGTCGGCGCCACCCGCATCGCCGTGCCCGGCTGCTACCCGACCTCGGCCTCCCTCGCCCTCGCCCCGGCCGTCGCCGCCGGCATCGTCGACCCGGTCGTGCAGGTCGTCGCGGTCTCCGGCACCTCCGGCGCCGGCAAGTCCCCCAAGGTCGACCTGCTCGGCTCCGAGGTCATGGGCTCGGTCCGCGCCTACGGCGTCGGCGGCGTCCACCGCCACACCCCGGAGATCAAGCAGAACCTCTCCGCCCTCGCCGGCACCGACGTGAAGGTCTCCTTCACCCCCGTCCTCGCACCGATGCCGCGCGGCATCCTCGCCACCTGCACCGCCCCTACCCGGGTGAGCGCCGCCGAGGCCCGCGCCGTCTACGAGAAGGCCTACGCCGACGAACCCTTCGTCCAGCTGCTCCCCGAAGGGGTGCAGCCCAGCACCGGCGCCGTGGTCGGCTCCAACGCCGTCCAGATCGCCGTCACCGTCGACGCCGACGCCGGCCTGCTGGTCGTCGTCGCCGCGATCGACAACCTCACCAAGGGCACCGCCGGTGCCGCCGTGCAATCGATGAACCTGGCACTCGGCCTGCCCGAGACCGCCGGCCTGTCCACCGTGGGAGTCGCTCCGTGA
- the pheT gene encoding phenylalanine--tRNA ligase subunit beta: MRVAQSWLTEILQRTTPEWSVTAEELDAGFVRVGLEVEDIETLARIDNLVVGRVVEITELTEFKKPIRFCKVDVGEAEPRGIVCGARNFAEGDLVVVALPGAVLPGDFVIATRKTYGQVSDGMICSVAELGIGKDHSGILVLEHGSAEPGTDANDLLGLGDTVVELNITPDRGYCFSLRGLTRELACGFDLEFADPAAVVPLPAEGGEAYPVRLEPETNATRFAVRRVTGIDPNAVTPWWMQRRLLTAGVRPISPAVDVTNYVMLELGQPLHAFDAATLQGELVVRRARAGEKLTTLDGVERDLDPEDVVITDDSGVISLAGIMGGATTEVSDSTTDVLLEAATWDPLAVFRSNRRHKLSSEAGKRFERTVDQAVARAAVDRAAALLVEIAGGRVEPTLTDIVVPQESPTIRMDIDLPDRVAGVAYPNGTAARRLTQIGCAVEVGVGEDGHGQLVVTPPSWRPDLQRPADLVEEVLRLEGLEQIPSVLPAAPAGRGLSAKQKRRRAVSRALAYDGYVEVLSPVFLPAGVFDTWGLDADDPRRVTTKVLNPLEADRPELATTLLPGLLEILGRNVSRGQRDLSLYTIAQVVLPTDDTRPVDALPVDRRPTDEEITLLEGSLPKQPVHVGGVLAGLREPAGPWGPGRAADAFDAFAAAETIARAAGVTLERRAAQYLPWHPGRCAELLVDGVVVGHAGELHPAVVEKAGLPPRTCAFELDLDALPFVESFPAPTVSPFPAVLQDVAVVVDASVPAADVEAALRSGGGELLEDIRLFDVFQGAQVGENRKSLAFALRFRAADRTLTEDEASAARDAAVAAAAAAVGAELRA, encoded by the coding sequence GTGCGAGTAGCGCAGTCCTGGCTGACCGAGATCCTGCAGCGCACCACCCCGGAGTGGAGCGTCACCGCCGAGGAACTCGACGCGGGATTCGTCCGGGTCGGACTCGAGGTCGAGGACATCGAGACCCTCGCCCGCATCGACAACCTCGTCGTCGGCCGGGTCGTGGAGATCACCGAACTCACCGAGTTCAAGAAGCCCATCCGCTTCTGCAAGGTCGACGTCGGTGAGGCCGAGCCGCGCGGCATCGTGTGCGGTGCCCGCAACTTCGCCGAGGGCGACCTCGTCGTCGTCGCCCTGCCCGGCGCGGTGCTGCCCGGCGACTTCGTCATCGCCACCCGCAAGACCTACGGGCAGGTCTCCGACGGCATGATCTGCTCGGTGGCCGAGCTGGGTATCGGCAAGGACCACTCCGGCATCCTCGTGCTCGAGCACGGCAGCGCCGAGCCGGGCACCGACGCCAACGATCTGCTCGGCCTCGGCGACACGGTCGTCGAGCTCAACATCACCCCGGACCGCGGCTACTGCTTCTCCCTCCGCGGCCTGACCCGCGAGCTGGCCTGCGGCTTCGACCTGGAGTTCGCCGACCCGGCGGCCGTGGTGCCGCTGCCCGCCGAGGGCGGCGAGGCCTACCCGGTGCGGCTCGAGCCGGAGACGAACGCCACCCGCTTCGCGGTGCGCCGCGTCACCGGCATCGACCCGAACGCCGTGACCCCCTGGTGGATGCAGCGCCGCCTGCTCACCGCCGGGGTGCGCCCGATCTCCCCGGCCGTCGACGTGACCAACTACGTCATGCTCGAGCTCGGCCAGCCGCTGCACGCCTTCGACGCCGCCACCCTGCAGGGTGAGCTCGTCGTGCGCCGCGCCCGCGCGGGGGAGAAGCTCACCACCCTCGACGGTGTCGAGCGCGACCTCGACCCCGAGGACGTCGTCATCACCGACGACTCCGGCGTGATCTCCCTCGCCGGCATCATGGGCGGTGCCACCACCGAGGTGAGCGACAGCACCACCGACGTACTGCTCGAGGCCGCCACCTGGGATCCGCTGGCGGTCTTCCGCAGCAACCGCCGCCACAAGCTCAGCAGCGAGGCCGGCAAGCGCTTCGAGCGCACCGTCGACCAGGCCGTCGCCCGCGCCGCCGTCGACCGCGCCGCCGCGCTGCTCGTCGAGATCGCCGGGGGACGGGTCGAGCCCACGCTCACCGACATCGTCGTGCCACAGGAGAGCCCGACGATCCGGATGGACATCGACCTGCCCGACCGGGTGGCCGGCGTGGCCTACCCGAACGGCACCGCCGCGCGCCGCCTGACCCAGATCGGCTGCGCCGTCGAGGTCGGGGTCGGCGAGGACGGCCACGGCCAGCTCGTCGTCACCCCGCCGTCCTGGCGCCCCGACCTGCAGCGTCCCGCCGACCTGGTGGAGGAGGTGCTGCGCCTCGAGGGACTCGAGCAGATTCCGTCGGTGCTGCCCGCCGCCCCCGCCGGCCGCGGCCTGTCCGCGAAGCAGAAGCGCCGCCGGGCGGTCTCGCGCGCCCTGGCCTACGACGGCTACGTCGAGGTGCTCTCCCCGGTCTTCCTGCCCGCGGGGGTGTTCGACACCTGGGGCCTGGACGCCGACGACCCGCGCCGCGTCACCACCAAGGTGCTCAACCCGCTCGAGGCGGACCGCCCCGAACTGGCCACCACGCTGCTGCCGGGTCTGCTCGAGATCCTCGGCCGCAACGTCTCGCGCGGCCAGCGCGACCTGTCGCTGTACACGATCGCGCAGGTCGTGCTGCCCACCGACGACACCAGGCCGGTGGATGCGCTGCCCGTCGACCGCCGGCCCACCGACGAGGAGATCACCCTGCTCGAGGGCTCGCTGCCGAAGCAGCCGGTCCACGTCGGCGGTGTGCTCGCCGGGCTGCGGGAGCCGGCCGGACCGTGGGGCCCCGGCCGCGCCGCCGACGCCTTCGACGCCTTCGCCGCGGCCGAGACGATCGCCCGTGCCGCCGGGGTGACGCTCGAGCGCCGCGCCGCGCAGTACCTGCCCTGGCATCCGGGCCGCTGCGCCGAGCTGCTGGTCGACGGGGTCGTCGTCGGCCACGCCGGTGAACTGCACCCCGCGGTCGTCGAGAAGGCCGGGCTGCCGCCGCGCACCTGCGCCTTCGAGCTCGACCTCGACGCGCTGCCCTTCGTCGAGTCGTTCCCGGCGCCGACCGTCTCGCCGTTCCCGGCGGTGCTGCAGGACGTCGCGGTCGTCGTCGACGCCTCCGTGCCCGCCGCGGACGTCGAGGCCGCGCTGCGGTCCGGTGGCGGTGAGCTGCTCGAGGACATCCGCCTGTTCGACGTCTTCCAGGGCGCCCAGGTGGGCGAGAACCGCAAGTCCCTCGCGTTCGCGCTGCGGTTCCGCGCCGCGGACCGCACCCTCACCGAGGACGAGGCGAGCGCGGCCCGCGACGCCGCCGTGGCCGCCGCGGCCGCCGCGGTCGGCGCGGAACTGCGCGCCTGA
- the pheS gene encoding phenylalanine--tRNA ligase subunit alpha gives MAKKEGGTPPAVDPSALTEDALAAAEKAAIEAFAAATDLDALAQAKIEHLGDKAPISLAKRALGSLPGNERADAGKRVNAHRTVVQAAFDDRKAVLLAERDAAVLVAETVDVTLPATRRALGARHPISIISDEIADVFVAMGWEIAEGPEVETEHFNFDALNFLPDHPARTMQDTFHIAPEGSRQVLRTHTSPVQVRTMLERDLPIYVVCPGRTFRTDELDATHTPVFSQVEGLAVDKGLTMAHLRGTLDAFARALFGPETHTRMRPNYFPFTEPSAEVDVWFPNKKGGAGWVEWGGCGMVDPNVLRASGIDPDVYTGFAFGMGLERTLQFRNGIPDMRDIVEGDVRFTLPFGVQG, from the coding sequence GTGGCCAAGAAAGAGGGCGGCACCCCGCCGGCAGTCGATCCGAGCGCCTTGACCGAGGACGCGCTCGCCGCCGCGGAGAAGGCCGCGATCGAGGCCTTCGCCGCCGCGACCGACCTCGACGCGCTCGCACAGGCAAAGATCGAGCATCTCGGCGACAAGGCCCCCATCTCCCTCGCCAAGCGTGCCCTCGGCAGCCTGCCCGGCAACGAACGCGCCGACGCCGGCAAGCGGGTCAACGCGCACCGCACCGTCGTGCAGGCCGCCTTCGACGACCGCAAGGCCGTGCTGCTCGCCGAGCGCGACGCCGCGGTGCTCGTCGCCGAGACCGTCGACGTCACCCTCCCGGCGACCCGCCGCGCCCTCGGTGCCCGCCACCCGATCTCGATCATCTCCGACGAGATCGCCGACGTCTTCGTCGCGATGGGCTGGGAGATCGCCGAGGGCCCCGAGGTCGAGACCGAGCACTTCAACTTCGACGCGCTGAACTTCCTGCCCGACCATCCGGCCCGCACGATGCAGGACACCTTCCACATCGCGCCGGAGGGCTCGCGGCAGGTGCTGCGCACCCACACCTCCCCGGTGCAGGTCCGCACCATGCTCGAACGCGACCTGCCGATCTACGTGGTGTGCCCGGGCCGCACCTTCCGCACCGACGAGCTCGACGCCACCCACACCCCGGTCTTCTCGCAGGTCGAGGGTCTCGCGGTGGACAAGGGCCTGACGATGGCGCACCTGCGCGGCACCCTCGACGCGTTCGCCCGCGCCCTGTTCGGTCCCGAGACGCACACCCGGATGCGTCCGAACTACTTCCCGTTCACCGAGCCGTCCGCCGAGGTGGACGTGTGGTTCCCGAACAAGAAGGGCGGCGCCGGCTGGGTCGAGTGGGGCGGCTGCGGCATGGTCGACCCCAACGTGCTGCGGGCCTCCGGCATCGACCCCGACGTCTACACCGGCTTCGCGTTCGGTATGGGTCTCGAACGCACCCTGCAGTTCCGCAACGGCATCCCCGACATGCGCGACATCGTCGAGGGCGACGTGCGGTTCACCCTGCCGTTCGGCGTGCAGGGCTGA
- a CDS encoding TrmH family RNA methyltransferase, with protein MDTLTERTPRVVSAVKLLRTAERRKTGRFLAEGENSVTEALATARVHDLFVTEAAATRYAPVVDAARRKGVRVGIVTDRAAARLSDTVTPPGLVAVCDTLDVSLEAAVSPTARLLAVPVEIAEPGNAGTLIRVADAVGADAVVLAGDSVDPHNGKCVRASAGSVFHLPVARERDTERVLSALTEAGVQILATAADGEVDLDDADELLTAPTAWLFGNEAHGLDPEVAARADHRVRIPIRGRAESLNLATAASICLYASARVQHRADRPIT; from the coding sequence GTGGACACGCTCACCGAGCGCACACCGCGGGTCGTTTCTGCTGTGAAACTGCTGCGCACCGCCGAACGACGCAAGACCGGACGGTTCCTCGCCGAGGGGGAGAACTCGGTCACCGAGGCGCTCGCCACCGCGCGGGTCCACGACCTGTTCGTCACCGAGGCCGCCGCGACCCGCTACGCCCCCGTCGTCGACGCCGCCCGCCGCAAGGGGGTGCGTGTCGGGATCGTGACCGACCGCGCCGCCGCCCGGCTGTCCGACACCGTCACCCCGCCCGGGCTGGTCGCGGTGTGCGACACCCTCGACGTGTCCCTCGAGGCCGCGGTCTCGCCGACCGCCCGGCTGCTGGCCGTGCCCGTCGAGATCGCCGAACCCGGCAACGCCGGCACCCTGATCCGCGTCGCCGACGCCGTCGGTGCCGACGCCGTGGTCCTCGCCGGCGACAGCGTCGACCCGCACAACGGCAAGTGCGTGCGCGCCTCCGCCGGCAGCGTCTTCCACCTGCCGGTCGCGCGGGAACGCGACACCGAGCGGGTGCTGAGCGCCCTCACCGAGGCCGGGGTGCAGATCCTCGCCACGGCCGCCGACGGTGAGGTCGACCTCGACGACGCCGACGAACTGCTCACCGCCCCGACGGCCTGGCTGTTCGGCAACGAGGCCCACGGGCTCGATCCGGAGGTCGCCGCGCGCGCCGACCATCGGGTCCGGATCCCCATCCGCGGCCGCGCCGAATCGCTCAACCTCGCGACGGCCGCCTCGATCTGCCTGTACGCCAGCGCGCGGGTGCAGCATCGGGCCGATCGACCCATCACATAG
- the rplT gene encoding 50S ribosomal protein L20, producing MARVKRAVNAQKKRRSILEASKGYRGQRSRLYRKAKEQQLHSLTYAYRDRRARKGDFRKLWISRINAAARANDITYNRFIQGLKAAGVEVDRKNLADLAVTDPQAFAGLVAVAKAALPADVNAPAA from the coding sequence GTGGCACGCGTGAAGAGGGCCGTCAACGCCCAGAAGAAGCGTCGTTCGATTCTCGAGGCCTCGAAGGGCTACCGCGGGCAGCGCTCGCGCCTGTACCGCAAGGCCAAGGAGCAGCAGCTTCACTCGCTGACCTACGCCTACCGCGACCGTCGCGCCCGCAAGGGTGATTTCCGCAAGCTGTGGATCAGCCGCATCAACGCCGCGGCCCGCGCCAACGACATCACCTACAACCGCTTCATCCAGGGCCTGAAGGCCGCCGGTGTCGAGGTCGACCGCAAGAACCTCGCCGACCTGGCCGTGACCGACCCGCAGGCCTTCGCCGGCCTGGTGGCCGTCGCCAAGGCCGCGCTGCCGGCCGACGTCAACGCCCCGGCTGCCTGA